One Manihot esculenta cultivar AM560-2 chromosome 6, M.esculenta_v8, whole genome shotgun sequence DNA segment encodes these proteins:
- the LOC110617335 gene encoding pantothenate kinase 2 isoform X3, with protein sequence MAGLIDEPILGTNDIIETREEAEIKDVLIDKVREEGGQGDREMAPPTGNSIHRSGSRPQLDLSKAAILGNSEERDPTILLPNQSDDISHLALDIGGIDSHGWLSETPANCSAEIKATGGGAYKFADLFKEKLGVSLDKEDEMDCLVAGANFLLKAIRHEAFTHMEGHKKFVQIDHNDLFPYLLVNVGSGVSMIKVDGDGKFERVSGTNVGGGTYWGLGRLLTKCKSFDELLELSQRGDNRTIDMLVGDIYGGMDYGKIGLSASTIASSFGKAISEKKELEDYRPEDISLSLLRMISYNIGQISYLNALRFGLKRIFFGGFFIRGHAYTMDTISFAVHFWSKGEAQAMFLRHEGFLGALGAFMSYEKHGLDDLMVHHLVERFPMGAPYTGGKIHGPPLGDLNEKISWMEKFVLKGTEITAPVPMAPPGTTGLGGFEVPSSKGGTLRSDASALNVGVLHLVPTLEVFPLLADPKMYEPNTIDLSDHVELEYWFTVLSEHLPDLVDKAVASEGGTDDARRRGDAFARAFSAHLARLMEEPAAYGKLGLANLLELREECLREFHFVDAYRSIKQRENEASLAVLPDLLMELDSMTEETRLLTLIEGVLAANIFDWGSRACVDLYHKGTIIEIYRMSRNKMQRPWRVDDFDVFKERMQSSGDKKPRPHKRALLFVDNSGADIVLGMLPLARELLRRGTEVVLVANSLPALNDATAMELPDIVAEAAKHCDILRRAAEAGGLLVDAMINALDGSKENSSSVPLMVVENGCGSPCIDLRQVSSELAAAAKDADLIILEGMGRALHTNFNARFKCDALKLAMVKNQRLAEKLIEGNIYDCVCRYEPAS encoded by the exons ATGGCTGGTTTAATAGATGAACCAATTCTTGGAACTAACGATATAATAGAAACAAGGGAAGAGGCTGAGATAAAAGACGTTCTTATAGACAAAGTGAGAGAGGAGGGGGGTCAAGGTGACAGAGAAATGGCTCCTCCAACAGGTAATTCCATTCACAGGTCCGGTTCCAGACCCCAGCTGGATCTTAGCAAGGCTGCAATTCTGGGGAATTCTGAAGAAAGGGACCCTACAATTCTATTGCCTAATCAATCTGATGACATATCCCATTTGGCTCTTGATATTGGAG GAATTGACTCACATGGTTGGCTTTCTGAGACCCCAGCTAATTGCAGTGCTGAAATTAAG GCAACAGGTGGTGGTGCATACAAGTTTGCAGACCTTTTCAAAGAAAAGCTTGGGGTTAGTCTTGACAAAGAAGATGAGATGGACTGTCTTGTGGCAGGAGCAAATTTTTTGCTGAAG GCTATACGCCATGAAGCTTTCACACACATGGAGGGTCATAAAAAGTTTGTACAGATTGACCATAATGATCTGTTCCCTTATCTTCTTGTTAATGTTGGATCTGGTGTTAGTATGATCAAG GTTGATGGAGATGGGAAGTTTGAAAGGGTTAGTGGGACAAATGTTGGCGGTGGTACTTACTGGGGCTTGGGAAGGCTGTTAACTAAGTGCAAAAG TTTTGATGAGTTGCTAGAGTTGAGTCAAAGGGGAGATAATAGGACTATTGACATGCTTGTTGGTGACATTTATGGTGGTATGGATTATGGTAAG ATTGGTCTCTCGGCATCAACAATTGCTTCCAGTTTTGGCAAGGCTATTTCTGAAAAGAAGGAACTCGAAGACTACAGACCAGAAGACATTTCCCTGTCCCTCTTGCGAATGATTTCATATAACATTGGGCAG ATTTCATACTTGAATGCTCTTAGATTTGGGCTTAAGAGGATCTTCTTTGGAGGTTTCTTTATACGAGGTCATGCTTATACCATGGACACAATCTCCTTTGCGGTCCATTTCTG GTCAAAAGGAGAAGCACAAGCAATGTTTCTGCGGCATGAAGGTTTTTTGGGTGCTTTAGGTGCATTTATGAGCTATGAAAAGCATGGTCTTGATGATTTAATGGTTCACCACTTAGTTGAAAGGTTTCCCATGGGTGCACCATATACTGGTGGAAAGATTCATGGGCCTCCACTCGGAGACTTGAATGAGAAG ATTTCTTGGATGGAAAAGTTTGTGCTAAAGGGAACTGAGATTACAGCTCCTGTACCTATGGCTCCACCTGGAACCACTGGACTTGGTGGCTTTGAGGTTCCTTCATCCAAAGGTGGAACTCTGCGTTCCGATGCAAGTGCATTAAATGTTGGCGTCCTTCATCTTGTGCCCACTTTGGAGGTGtttcctctattggcagaccCAAAAAT GTATGAGCCAAACACTATTGACCTCTCAGATCACGTTGAGTTAGA GTATTGGTTTACTGTATTATCTGAGCATTTGCCAGATCTTGTTGATAAG GCAGTGGCAAGTGAAGGTGGAACTGATGATGCCAGAAGAAGGGGCGATGCTTTTGCTCGTGCTTTTTCTGCTCACTTAGCAAG GTTGATGGAGGAGCCTGCGGCATATGGAAAGTTAGGTTTGGCCAATCTTTTGGAACTAAGAGAAGAGTGCCTGAGAGAGTTCCACTTTGTTGATGCCTATAGAAGCATAAAACAGAG GGAAAATGAGGCATCACTTGCTGTGTTGCCTGACTTGTTGATGGAGCTTGATAGTATGACAGAG GAGACGAGATTGCTTACCTTAATTGAGGGTGTTCTAGCTGCAAACATATTTGACTGGGGTTCTCGTGCCTGTGTGGATCTCTATCACAAAGGAACAATTATTGAAATTTACAGAATGAGTCGCAATAAAATGCAAAGACCTTGGCGG GTGGATGATTTTGACGTGTTCAAAGAGAGAATGCAGAGTTCCGGAGATAAGAAACCACGCCCACACAAAAGAGCTTTACTTTTTGTGGACAACTCAGGTGCTGACATTGTTCTAGGGATGCTTCCCCTAGCGCGGGAACTCCTTCGACGGGGAACTGAG GTTGTTTTAGTAGCTAACTCCCTTCCAGCACTAAATGATGCGACTGCTATGGAGCTCCCTGATATTGTTGCTGAGGCTGCTAAG CATTGTGACATTCTTCGCAGAGCTGCTGAAGCAGGAGGCCTGCTTGTGGATGCAATGATCAACGCATTGGATGGTTCAAAAGAGAATTCCTCCTCAGTTCCCTTGATGGTTGTTGAGAATGGGTGTGGGAGTCCATGTATAGATTTGAGACAGGTCAGTTCTGAGCTTGCTGCTGCAGCAAAGGATGCTGATTTG ATTATCCTGGAAGGAATGGGCAGAGCTCTGCACACCAACTTCAATGCTCGGTTTAAATGTGATGCTTTGAAG CTGGCAATGGTGAAGAATCAAAGATTGGCTGAAAAATTGATTGAAGGAAACATCTACGACTGTGTCTGCAGATATGAACCAGCCAGCTAA
- the LOC110617335 gene encoding pantothenate kinase 2 isoform X1, with the protein MAGLIDEPILGTNDIIETREEAEIKDVLIDKVREEGGQGDREMAPPTGNSIHRSGSRPQLDLSKAAILGNSEERDPTILLPNQSDDISHLALDIGGSLIKLVYFSRHEDRKINDKRKNTVKERLGISNGNRRSYPILGGRLHFVKFETRKINECLDFISSKQLHRGGIDSHGWLSETPANCSAEIKATGGGAYKFADLFKEKLGVSLDKEDEMDCLVAGANFLLKAIRHEAFTHMEGHKKFVQIDHNDLFPYLLVNVGSGVSMIKVDGDGKFERVSGTNVGGGTYWGLGRLLTKCKSFDELLELSQRGDNRTIDMLVGDIYGGMDYGKIGLSASTIASSFGKAISEKKELEDYRPEDISLSLLRMISYNIGQISYLNALRFGLKRIFFGGFFIRGHAYTMDTISFAVHFWSKGEAQAMFLRHEGFLGALGAFMSYEKHGLDDLMVHHLVERFPMGAPYTGGKIHGPPLGDLNEKISWMEKFVLKGTEITAPVPMAPPGTTGLGGFEVPSSKGGTLRSDASALNVGVLHLVPTLEVFPLLADPKMYEPNTIDLSDHVELEYWFTVLSEHLPDLVDKAVASEGGTDDARRRGDAFARAFSAHLARLMEEPAAYGKLGLANLLELREECLREFHFVDAYRSIKQRENEASLAVLPDLLMELDSMTEETRLLTLIEGVLAANIFDWGSRACVDLYHKGTIIEIYRMSRNKMQRPWRVDDFDVFKERMQSSGDKKPRPHKRALLFVDNSGADIVLGMLPLARELLRRGTEVVLVANSLPALNDATAMELPDIVAEAAKHCDILRRAAEAGGLLVDAMINALDGSKENSSSVPLMVVENGCGSPCIDLRQVSSELAAAAKDADLIILEGMGRALHTNFNARFKCDALKLAMVKNQRLAEKLIEGNIYDCVCRYEPAS; encoded by the exons ATGGCTGGTTTAATAGATGAACCAATTCTTGGAACTAACGATATAATAGAAACAAGGGAAGAGGCTGAGATAAAAGACGTTCTTATAGACAAAGTGAGAGAGGAGGGGGGTCAAGGTGACAGAGAAATGGCTCCTCCAACAGGTAATTCCATTCACAGGTCCGGTTCCAGACCCCAGCTGGATCTTAGCAAGGCTGCAATTCTGGGGAATTCTGAAGAAAGGGACCCTACAATTCTATTGCCTAATCAATCTGATGACATATCCCATTTGGCTCTTGATATTGGAG GATCTCTAATCAAGTTGGTGTATTTTTCAAGACATGaagatagaaaaataaatgataagagGAAGAATACAGTTAAGGAGAGATTAGGGATCTCCAATGGTAATAGGAGAAGTTATCCCATTCTTGGTGGAAGGCTTCATTTTGTGAAGTTTGAGACAAGAAAGATTAATGAATGCTTAGACTTTATTTCTTCCAAGCAGCTTCACCGTGGTG GAATTGACTCACATGGTTGGCTTTCTGAGACCCCAGCTAATTGCAGTGCTGAAATTAAG GCAACAGGTGGTGGTGCATACAAGTTTGCAGACCTTTTCAAAGAAAAGCTTGGGGTTAGTCTTGACAAAGAAGATGAGATGGACTGTCTTGTGGCAGGAGCAAATTTTTTGCTGAAG GCTATACGCCATGAAGCTTTCACACACATGGAGGGTCATAAAAAGTTTGTACAGATTGACCATAATGATCTGTTCCCTTATCTTCTTGTTAATGTTGGATCTGGTGTTAGTATGATCAAG GTTGATGGAGATGGGAAGTTTGAAAGGGTTAGTGGGACAAATGTTGGCGGTGGTACTTACTGGGGCTTGGGAAGGCTGTTAACTAAGTGCAAAAG TTTTGATGAGTTGCTAGAGTTGAGTCAAAGGGGAGATAATAGGACTATTGACATGCTTGTTGGTGACATTTATGGTGGTATGGATTATGGTAAG ATTGGTCTCTCGGCATCAACAATTGCTTCCAGTTTTGGCAAGGCTATTTCTGAAAAGAAGGAACTCGAAGACTACAGACCAGAAGACATTTCCCTGTCCCTCTTGCGAATGATTTCATATAACATTGGGCAG ATTTCATACTTGAATGCTCTTAGATTTGGGCTTAAGAGGATCTTCTTTGGAGGTTTCTTTATACGAGGTCATGCTTATACCATGGACACAATCTCCTTTGCGGTCCATTTCTG GTCAAAAGGAGAAGCACAAGCAATGTTTCTGCGGCATGAAGGTTTTTTGGGTGCTTTAGGTGCATTTATGAGCTATGAAAAGCATGGTCTTGATGATTTAATGGTTCACCACTTAGTTGAAAGGTTTCCCATGGGTGCACCATATACTGGTGGAAAGATTCATGGGCCTCCACTCGGAGACTTGAATGAGAAG ATTTCTTGGATGGAAAAGTTTGTGCTAAAGGGAACTGAGATTACAGCTCCTGTACCTATGGCTCCACCTGGAACCACTGGACTTGGTGGCTTTGAGGTTCCTTCATCCAAAGGTGGAACTCTGCGTTCCGATGCAAGTGCATTAAATGTTGGCGTCCTTCATCTTGTGCCCACTTTGGAGGTGtttcctctattggcagaccCAAAAAT GTATGAGCCAAACACTATTGACCTCTCAGATCACGTTGAGTTAGA GTATTGGTTTACTGTATTATCTGAGCATTTGCCAGATCTTGTTGATAAG GCAGTGGCAAGTGAAGGTGGAACTGATGATGCCAGAAGAAGGGGCGATGCTTTTGCTCGTGCTTTTTCTGCTCACTTAGCAAG GTTGATGGAGGAGCCTGCGGCATATGGAAAGTTAGGTTTGGCCAATCTTTTGGAACTAAGAGAAGAGTGCCTGAGAGAGTTCCACTTTGTTGATGCCTATAGAAGCATAAAACAGAG GGAAAATGAGGCATCACTTGCTGTGTTGCCTGACTTGTTGATGGAGCTTGATAGTATGACAGAG GAGACGAGATTGCTTACCTTAATTGAGGGTGTTCTAGCTGCAAACATATTTGACTGGGGTTCTCGTGCCTGTGTGGATCTCTATCACAAAGGAACAATTATTGAAATTTACAGAATGAGTCGCAATAAAATGCAAAGACCTTGGCGG GTGGATGATTTTGACGTGTTCAAAGAGAGAATGCAGAGTTCCGGAGATAAGAAACCACGCCCACACAAAAGAGCTTTACTTTTTGTGGACAACTCAGGTGCTGACATTGTTCTAGGGATGCTTCCCCTAGCGCGGGAACTCCTTCGACGGGGAACTGAG GTTGTTTTAGTAGCTAACTCCCTTCCAGCACTAAATGATGCGACTGCTATGGAGCTCCCTGATATTGTTGCTGAGGCTGCTAAG CATTGTGACATTCTTCGCAGAGCTGCTGAAGCAGGAGGCCTGCTTGTGGATGCAATGATCAACGCATTGGATGGTTCAAAAGAGAATTCCTCCTCAGTTCCCTTGATGGTTGTTGAGAATGGGTGTGGGAGTCCATGTATAGATTTGAGACAGGTCAGTTCTGAGCTTGCTGCTGCAGCAAAGGATGCTGATTTG ATTATCCTGGAAGGAATGGGCAGAGCTCTGCACACCAACTTCAATGCTCGGTTTAAATGTGATGCTTTGAAG CTGGCAATGGTGAAGAATCAAAGATTGGCTGAAAAATTGATTGAAGGAAACATCTACGACTGTGTCTGCAGATATGAACCAGCCAGCTAA
- the LOC110617335 gene encoding pantothenate kinase 2 isoform X2 yields the protein MAGLIDEPILGTNDIIETREEAEIKDVLIDKVREEGGQGDREMAPPTGNSIHRSGSRPQLDLSKAAILGNSEERDPTILLPNQSDDISHLALDIGGSLIKLVYFSRHEDRKINDKRKNTVKERLGISNGNRRSYPILGGRLHFVKFETRKINECLDFISSKQLHRGGIDSHGWLSETPANCSAEIKATGGGAYKFADLFKEKLGVSLDKEDEMDCLVAGANFLLKAIRHEAFTHMEGHKKFVQIDHNDLFPYLLVNVGSGVSMIKVDGDGKFERVSGTNVGGGTYWGLGRLLTKCKSFDELLELSQRGDNRTIDMLVGDIYGGMDYGKIGLSASTIASSFGKAISEKKELEDYRPEDISLSLLRMISYNIGQISYLNALRFGLKRIFFGGFFIRGHAYTMDTISFAVHFWSKGEAQAMFLRHEGFLGALGAFMSYEKHGLDDLMVHHLVERFPMGAPYTGGKIHGPPLGDLNEKISWMEKFVLKGTEITAPVPMAPPGTTGLGGFEVPSSKGGTLRSDASALNVGVLHLVPTLEVFPLLADPKMYEPNTIDLSDHVELEYWFTVLSEHLPDLVDKAVASEGGTDDARRRGDAFARAFSAHLARLMEEPAAYGKLGLANLLELREECLREFHFVDAYRSIKQRENEASLAVLPDLLMELDSMTEETRLLTLIEGVLAANIFDWGSRACVDLYHKGTIIEIYRMSRNKMQRPWRVDDFDVFKERMQSSGDKKPRPHKRALLFVDNSGADIVLGMLPLARELLRRGTEVVLVANSLPALNDATAMELPDIVAEAAKHCDILRRAAEAGGLLVDAMINALDGSKENSSSVPLMVVENGCGSPCIDLRQVSSELAAAAKDADLIILEGMGRALHTNFNARFKCDALKI from the exons ATGGCTGGTTTAATAGATGAACCAATTCTTGGAACTAACGATATAATAGAAACAAGGGAAGAGGCTGAGATAAAAGACGTTCTTATAGACAAAGTGAGAGAGGAGGGGGGTCAAGGTGACAGAGAAATGGCTCCTCCAACAGGTAATTCCATTCACAGGTCCGGTTCCAGACCCCAGCTGGATCTTAGCAAGGCTGCAATTCTGGGGAATTCTGAAGAAAGGGACCCTACAATTCTATTGCCTAATCAATCTGATGACATATCCCATTTGGCTCTTGATATTGGAG GATCTCTAATCAAGTTGGTGTATTTTTCAAGACATGaagatagaaaaataaatgataagagGAAGAATACAGTTAAGGAGAGATTAGGGATCTCCAATGGTAATAGGAGAAGTTATCCCATTCTTGGTGGAAGGCTTCATTTTGTGAAGTTTGAGACAAGAAAGATTAATGAATGCTTAGACTTTATTTCTTCCAAGCAGCTTCACCGTGGTG GAATTGACTCACATGGTTGGCTTTCTGAGACCCCAGCTAATTGCAGTGCTGAAATTAAG GCAACAGGTGGTGGTGCATACAAGTTTGCAGACCTTTTCAAAGAAAAGCTTGGGGTTAGTCTTGACAAAGAAGATGAGATGGACTGTCTTGTGGCAGGAGCAAATTTTTTGCTGAAG GCTATACGCCATGAAGCTTTCACACACATGGAGGGTCATAAAAAGTTTGTACAGATTGACCATAATGATCTGTTCCCTTATCTTCTTGTTAATGTTGGATCTGGTGTTAGTATGATCAAG GTTGATGGAGATGGGAAGTTTGAAAGGGTTAGTGGGACAAATGTTGGCGGTGGTACTTACTGGGGCTTGGGAAGGCTGTTAACTAAGTGCAAAAG TTTTGATGAGTTGCTAGAGTTGAGTCAAAGGGGAGATAATAGGACTATTGACATGCTTGTTGGTGACATTTATGGTGGTATGGATTATGGTAAG ATTGGTCTCTCGGCATCAACAATTGCTTCCAGTTTTGGCAAGGCTATTTCTGAAAAGAAGGAACTCGAAGACTACAGACCAGAAGACATTTCCCTGTCCCTCTTGCGAATGATTTCATATAACATTGGGCAG ATTTCATACTTGAATGCTCTTAGATTTGGGCTTAAGAGGATCTTCTTTGGAGGTTTCTTTATACGAGGTCATGCTTATACCATGGACACAATCTCCTTTGCGGTCCATTTCTG GTCAAAAGGAGAAGCACAAGCAATGTTTCTGCGGCATGAAGGTTTTTTGGGTGCTTTAGGTGCATTTATGAGCTATGAAAAGCATGGTCTTGATGATTTAATGGTTCACCACTTAGTTGAAAGGTTTCCCATGGGTGCACCATATACTGGTGGAAAGATTCATGGGCCTCCACTCGGAGACTTGAATGAGAAG ATTTCTTGGATGGAAAAGTTTGTGCTAAAGGGAACTGAGATTACAGCTCCTGTACCTATGGCTCCACCTGGAACCACTGGACTTGGTGGCTTTGAGGTTCCTTCATCCAAAGGTGGAACTCTGCGTTCCGATGCAAGTGCATTAAATGTTGGCGTCCTTCATCTTGTGCCCACTTTGGAGGTGtttcctctattggcagaccCAAAAAT GTATGAGCCAAACACTATTGACCTCTCAGATCACGTTGAGTTAGA GTATTGGTTTACTGTATTATCTGAGCATTTGCCAGATCTTGTTGATAAG GCAGTGGCAAGTGAAGGTGGAACTGATGATGCCAGAAGAAGGGGCGATGCTTTTGCTCGTGCTTTTTCTGCTCACTTAGCAAG GTTGATGGAGGAGCCTGCGGCATATGGAAAGTTAGGTTTGGCCAATCTTTTGGAACTAAGAGAAGAGTGCCTGAGAGAGTTCCACTTTGTTGATGCCTATAGAAGCATAAAACAGAG GGAAAATGAGGCATCACTTGCTGTGTTGCCTGACTTGTTGATGGAGCTTGATAGTATGACAGAG GAGACGAGATTGCTTACCTTAATTGAGGGTGTTCTAGCTGCAAACATATTTGACTGGGGTTCTCGTGCCTGTGTGGATCTCTATCACAAAGGAACAATTATTGAAATTTACAGAATGAGTCGCAATAAAATGCAAAGACCTTGGCGG GTGGATGATTTTGACGTGTTCAAAGAGAGAATGCAGAGTTCCGGAGATAAGAAACCACGCCCACACAAAAGAGCTTTACTTTTTGTGGACAACTCAGGTGCTGACATTGTTCTAGGGATGCTTCCCCTAGCGCGGGAACTCCTTCGACGGGGAACTGAG GTTGTTTTAGTAGCTAACTCCCTTCCAGCACTAAATGATGCGACTGCTATGGAGCTCCCTGATATTGTTGCTGAGGCTGCTAAG CATTGTGACATTCTTCGCAGAGCTGCTGAAGCAGGAGGCCTGCTTGTGGATGCAATGATCAACGCATTGGATGGTTCAAAAGAGAATTCCTCCTCAGTTCCCTTGATGGTTGTTGAGAATGGGTGTGGGAGTCCATGTATAGATTTGAGACAGGTCAGTTCTGAGCTTGCTGCTGCAGCAAAGGATGCTGATTTG ATTATCCTGGAAGGAATGGGCAGAGCTCTGCACACCAACTTCAATGCTCGGTTTAAATGTGATGCTTTGAAG ATTTAG
- the LOC110617335 gene encoding pantothenate kinase 2 isoform X4, translating to MAGLIDEPILGTNDIIETREEAEIKDVLIDKVREEGGQGDREMAPPTGNSIHRSGSRPQLDLSKAAILGNSEERDPTILLPNQSDDISHLALDIGGSLIKLVYFSRHEDRKINDKRKNTVKERLGISNGNRRSYPILGGRLHFVKFETRKINECLDFISSKQLHRGGIDSHGWLSETPANCSAEIKATGGGAYKFADLFKEKLGVSLDKEDEMDCLVAGANFLLKAIRHEAFTHMEGHKKFVQIDHNDLFPYLLVNVGSGVSMIKVDGDGKFERVSGTNVGGGTYWGLGRLLTKCKSFDELLELSQRGDNRTIDMLVGDIYGGMDYGKIGLSASTIASSFGKAISEKKELEDYRPEDISLSLLRMISYNIGQISYLNALRFGLKRIFFGGFFIRGHAYTMDTISFAVHFWSKGEAQAMFLRHEGFLGALGAFMSYEKHGLDDLMVHHLVERFPMGAPYTGGKIHGPPLGDLNEKISWMEKFVLKGTEITAPVPMAPPGTTGLGGFEVPSSKGGTLRSDASALNVGVLHLVPTLEVFPLLADPKMYEPNTIDLSDHVELEYWFTVLSEHLPDLVDKAVASEGGTDDARRRGDAFARAFSAHLARLMEEPAAYGKLGLANLLELREECLREFHFVDAYRSIKQRENEASLAVLPDLLMELDSMTEETRLLTLIEGVLAANIFDWGSRACVDLYHKGTIIEIYRMSRNKMQRPWRVDDFDVFKERMQSSGDKKPRPHKRALLFVDNSGADIVLGMLPLARELLRRGTEVVLVANSLPALNDATAMELPDIVAEAAKNY from the exons ATGGCTGGTTTAATAGATGAACCAATTCTTGGAACTAACGATATAATAGAAACAAGGGAAGAGGCTGAGATAAAAGACGTTCTTATAGACAAAGTGAGAGAGGAGGGGGGTCAAGGTGACAGAGAAATGGCTCCTCCAACAGGTAATTCCATTCACAGGTCCGGTTCCAGACCCCAGCTGGATCTTAGCAAGGCTGCAATTCTGGGGAATTCTGAAGAAAGGGACCCTACAATTCTATTGCCTAATCAATCTGATGACATATCCCATTTGGCTCTTGATATTGGAG GATCTCTAATCAAGTTGGTGTATTTTTCAAGACATGaagatagaaaaataaatgataagagGAAGAATACAGTTAAGGAGAGATTAGGGATCTCCAATGGTAATAGGAGAAGTTATCCCATTCTTGGTGGAAGGCTTCATTTTGTGAAGTTTGAGACAAGAAAGATTAATGAATGCTTAGACTTTATTTCTTCCAAGCAGCTTCACCGTGGTG GAATTGACTCACATGGTTGGCTTTCTGAGACCCCAGCTAATTGCAGTGCTGAAATTAAG GCAACAGGTGGTGGTGCATACAAGTTTGCAGACCTTTTCAAAGAAAAGCTTGGGGTTAGTCTTGACAAAGAAGATGAGATGGACTGTCTTGTGGCAGGAGCAAATTTTTTGCTGAAG GCTATACGCCATGAAGCTTTCACACACATGGAGGGTCATAAAAAGTTTGTACAGATTGACCATAATGATCTGTTCCCTTATCTTCTTGTTAATGTTGGATCTGGTGTTAGTATGATCAAG GTTGATGGAGATGGGAAGTTTGAAAGGGTTAGTGGGACAAATGTTGGCGGTGGTACTTACTGGGGCTTGGGAAGGCTGTTAACTAAGTGCAAAAG TTTTGATGAGTTGCTAGAGTTGAGTCAAAGGGGAGATAATAGGACTATTGACATGCTTGTTGGTGACATTTATGGTGGTATGGATTATGGTAAG ATTGGTCTCTCGGCATCAACAATTGCTTCCAGTTTTGGCAAGGCTATTTCTGAAAAGAAGGAACTCGAAGACTACAGACCAGAAGACATTTCCCTGTCCCTCTTGCGAATGATTTCATATAACATTGGGCAG ATTTCATACTTGAATGCTCTTAGATTTGGGCTTAAGAGGATCTTCTTTGGAGGTTTCTTTATACGAGGTCATGCTTATACCATGGACACAATCTCCTTTGCGGTCCATTTCTG GTCAAAAGGAGAAGCACAAGCAATGTTTCTGCGGCATGAAGGTTTTTTGGGTGCTTTAGGTGCATTTATGAGCTATGAAAAGCATGGTCTTGATGATTTAATGGTTCACCACTTAGTTGAAAGGTTTCCCATGGGTGCACCATATACTGGTGGAAAGATTCATGGGCCTCCACTCGGAGACTTGAATGAGAAG ATTTCTTGGATGGAAAAGTTTGTGCTAAAGGGAACTGAGATTACAGCTCCTGTACCTATGGCTCCACCTGGAACCACTGGACTTGGTGGCTTTGAGGTTCCTTCATCCAAAGGTGGAACTCTGCGTTCCGATGCAAGTGCATTAAATGTTGGCGTCCTTCATCTTGTGCCCACTTTGGAGGTGtttcctctattggcagaccCAAAAAT GTATGAGCCAAACACTATTGACCTCTCAGATCACGTTGAGTTAGA GTATTGGTTTACTGTATTATCTGAGCATTTGCCAGATCTTGTTGATAAG GCAGTGGCAAGTGAAGGTGGAACTGATGATGCCAGAAGAAGGGGCGATGCTTTTGCTCGTGCTTTTTCTGCTCACTTAGCAAG GTTGATGGAGGAGCCTGCGGCATATGGAAAGTTAGGTTTGGCCAATCTTTTGGAACTAAGAGAAGAGTGCCTGAGAGAGTTCCACTTTGTTGATGCCTATAGAAGCATAAAACAGAG GGAAAATGAGGCATCACTTGCTGTGTTGCCTGACTTGTTGATGGAGCTTGATAGTATGACAGAG GAGACGAGATTGCTTACCTTAATTGAGGGTGTTCTAGCTGCAAACATATTTGACTGGGGTTCTCGTGCCTGTGTGGATCTCTATCACAAAGGAACAATTATTGAAATTTACAGAATGAGTCGCAATAAAATGCAAAGACCTTGGCGG GTGGATGATTTTGACGTGTTCAAAGAGAGAATGCAGAGTTCCGGAGATAAGAAACCACGCCCACACAAAAGAGCTTTACTTTTTGTGGACAACTCAGGTGCTGACATTGTTCTAGGGATGCTTCCCCTAGCGCGGGAACTCCTTCGACGGGGAACTGAG GTTGTTTTAGTAGCTAACTCCCTTCCAGCACTAAATGATGCGACTGCTATGGAGCTCCCTGATATTGTTGCTGAGGCTGCTAAG AATTATTGA